In the Carassius gibelio isolate Cgi1373 ecotype wild population from Czech Republic chromosome B24, carGib1.2-hapl.c, whole genome shotgun sequence genome, one interval contains:
- the LOC128013477 gene encoding interleukin-9 receptor isoform X1 produces the protein MHCSFFILTLVCFSHNLVNFITRGEQYGLECLSDYLSSITCSLNISAESLGNESSFWLNFSSFDEYFECTLKMGEQSLLCELDLSPHVTFTDVDSFRISLHSGYHGNNFSFVLDDDFMPSKHIRPFPPSDLSMHWEKDRALFQWQSGYDANRILVPHLQYQLSIYSQHKLYEVESAEQKVYVDESRFEPHTNYTVCVRSQPDQDYEGVWSPWSPALHWRSGDLNRTSTGQIPQKETPGASFHVACYLLLLPLLLVLLSCIPYSRWRKNDYIPSPAPYFRDWDVDVQIRSVLSGKMRDIMQGEESLQIDILTESTDTPLQPTTLDYENLGELDEHESPSMPQSPLGSEVDSGCWIRDFVTTERGSITCSEDYCTLSSSHTYAV, from the exons ATGCATTGCTCTTTTTTTATCCTCACATTGGTTTGTTTCTCTCATAATTTGGTGAATTTTATAACTCGGG GTGAACAGTACGGTCTGGAGTGTCTCAGTGATTATTTATCCAGTATCACCTGCTCTCTGAACATCTCGGCTGAGTCTCTGGGCAATGAATCGTCCTTCTGGCTTAATTTCAGCTCTTTTGA CGAATACTTCGAATGCACACTGAAGATGGGAGAACAGTCGTTACTGTGCGAGTTGGATTTATCACCACATGTGACTTTCACCGATGTGGACAGCTTCAGGATCTCCCTCCATTCCGGTTACCATGGCAACAACTTCTCCTTTGTTCTAGATGATGACTTCATGCCTAGTAAACACA ttcGTCCATTCCCTCCTTCTGACCTGTCGATGCACTGGGAGAAAGACAGGGCTCTTTTCCAGTGGCAGAGCGGATATGATGCCAACAGAATCCTTGTACCTCACTTACAGTACCAGCTCAGCATTTACAGTCAACACAAG CTGTATGAGGTAGAATCTGCTGAGCAGAAGGTGTATGTGGATGAGTCTAGATTTGAGCCTCACACAAATTACACAGTGTGTGTGAGATCGCAGCCAGATCAAGATTACGAAGGCGTGTGGAGTCCGTGGTCCCCTGCGTTACACTGGAGATCTGGGGACCTCAACAGAACGTCCACTGGTCAGATCCCCCAAA aagagaCTCCAGGAGCATCTTTCCATGTTGCCTGTTATCTACTGCTATTGCCATTGCTACTGGTCCTTCTGTCCTGTATCCCATATTCTAG ATGGAGGAAGAATGATTATATACCATCACCAGCCCCTTATTTCAGAGACTGGGATGTAGATGTTCAG ATCCGCTCAGTGCTGTCAGGTAAGATGAGAGATATAATGCAGGGGGAGGAGTCTCTCCAGATTGACATTCTGACAGAGAGcacagacacgccccttcaaccCACCACCTTAGACTATGAGAATTTGGGAGAGCTCGACGAGCATGAGTCTCCCAGCATGCCGCAGTCTCCTCTGGGTTCAGAGGTCGACTCAGGGTGTTGGATTCGCGATTTTGTCACAACCGAGAGAGGAAGCATCACATGCAGTGAGGACTACTGCACACTTTCCAGTTCACACACTTATGCAGTCTAA
- the LOC128013477 gene encoding interleukin-9 receptor isoform X2, protein MHCSFFILTLVCFSHNLVNFITRGEQYGLECLSDYLSSITCSLNISAESLGNESSFWLNFSSFDEYFECTLKMGEQSLLCELDLSPHVTFTDVDSFRISLHSGYHGNNFSFVLDDDFMPSKHIRPFPPSDLSMHWEKDRALFQWQSGYDANRILVPHLQYQLSIYSQHKLYEVESAEQKVYVDESRFEPHTNYTVCVRSQPDQDYEGVWSPWSPALHWRSGDLNRTSTGQIPQKTPGASFHVACYLLLLPLLLVLLSCIPYSRWRKNDYIPSPAPYFRDWDVDVQIRSVLSGKMRDIMQGEESLQIDILTESTDTPLQPTTLDYENLGELDEHESPSMPQSPLGSEVDSGCWIRDFVTTERGSITCSEDYCTLSSSHTYAV, encoded by the exons ATGCATTGCTCTTTTTTTATCCTCACATTGGTTTGTTTCTCTCATAATTTGGTGAATTTTATAACTCGGG GTGAACAGTACGGTCTGGAGTGTCTCAGTGATTATTTATCCAGTATCACCTGCTCTCTGAACATCTCGGCTGAGTCTCTGGGCAATGAATCGTCCTTCTGGCTTAATTTCAGCTCTTTTGA CGAATACTTCGAATGCACACTGAAGATGGGAGAACAGTCGTTACTGTGCGAGTTGGATTTATCACCACATGTGACTTTCACCGATGTGGACAGCTTCAGGATCTCCCTCCATTCCGGTTACCATGGCAACAACTTCTCCTTTGTTCTAGATGATGACTTCATGCCTAGTAAACACA ttcGTCCATTCCCTCCTTCTGACCTGTCGATGCACTGGGAGAAAGACAGGGCTCTTTTCCAGTGGCAGAGCGGATATGATGCCAACAGAATCCTTGTACCTCACTTACAGTACCAGCTCAGCATTTACAGTCAACACAAG CTGTATGAGGTAGAATCTGCTGAGCAGAAGGTGTATGTGGATGAGTCTAGATTTGAGCCTCACACAAATTACACAGTGTGTGTGAGATCGCAGCCAGATCAAGATTACGAAGGCGTGTGGAGTCCGTGGTCCCCTGCGTTACACTGGAGATCTGGGGACCTCAACAGAACGTCCACTGGTCAGATCCCCCAAA agaCTCCAGGAGCATCTTTCCATGTTGCCTGTTATCTACTGCTATTGCCATTGCTACTGGTCCTTCTGTCCTGTATCCCATATTCTAG ATGGAGGAAGAATGATTATATACCATCACCAGCCCCTTATTTCAGAGACTGGGATGTAGATGTTCAG ATCCGCTCAGTGCTGTCAGGTAAGATGAGAGATATAATGCAGGGGGAGGAGTCTCTCCAGATTGACATTCTGACAGAGAGcacagacacgccccttcaaccCACCACCTTAGACTATGAGAATTTGGGAGAGCTCGACGAGCATGAGTCTCCCAGCATGCCGCAGTCTCCTCTGGGTTCAGAGGTCGACTCAGGGTGTTGGATTCGCGATTTTGTCACAACCGAGAGAGGAAGCATCACATGCAGTGAGGACTACTGCACACTTTCCAGTTCACACACTTATGCAGTCTAA
- the LOC128013477 gene encoding interleukin-9 receptor isoform X3, translating into MNRPSGLISALLSENTALNHKHTEYFECTLKMGEQSLLCELDLSPHVTFTDVDSFRISLHSGYHGNNFSFVLDDDFMPSKHIRPFPPSDLSMHWEKDRALFQWQSGYDANRILVPHLQYQLSIYSQHKLYEVESAEQKVYVDESRFEPHTNYTVCVRSQPDQDYEGVWSPWSPALHWRSGDLNRTSTGQIPQKETPGASFHVACYLLLLPLLLVLLSCIPYSRWRKNDYIPSPAPYFRDWDVDVQIRSVLSGKMRDIMQGEESLQIDILTESTDTPLQPTTLDYENLGELDEHESPSMPQSPLGSEVDSGCWIRDFVTTERGSITCSEDYCTLSSSHTYAV; encoded by the exons ATGAATCGTCCTTCTGGCTTAATTTCAGCTCTTTTGAGTGAGAATACTGCACTGAATCACAAGCACAC CGAATACTTCGAATGCACACTGAAGATGGGAGAACAGTCGTTACTGTGCGAGTTGGATTTATCACCACATGTGACTTTCACCGATGTGGACAGCTTCAGGATCTCCCTCCATTCCGGTTACCATGGCAACAACTTCTCCTTTGTTCTAGATGATGACTTCATGCCTAGTAAACACA ttcGTCCATTCCCTCCTTCTGACCTGTCGATGCACTGGGAGAAAGACAGGGCTCTTTTCCAGTGGCAGAGCGGATATGATGCCAACAGAATCCTTGTACCTCACTTACAGTACCAGCTCAGCATTTACAGTCAACACAAG CTGTATGAGGTAGAATCTGCTGAGCAGAAGGTGTATGTGGATGAGTCTAGATTTGAGCCTCACACAAATTACACAGTGTGTGTGAGATCGCAGCCAGATCAAGATTACGAAGGCGTGTGGAGTCCGTGGTCCCCTGCGTTACACTGGAGATCTGGGGACCTCAACAGAACGTCCACTGGTCAGATCCCCCAAA aagagaCTCCAGGAGCATCTTTCCATGTTGCCTGTTATCTACTGCTATTGCCATTGCTACTGGTCCTTCTGTCCTGTATCCCATATTCTAG ATGGAGGAAGAATGATTATATACCATCACCAGCCCCTTATTTCAGAGACTGGGATGTAGATGTTCAG ATCCGCTCAGTGCTGTCAGGTAAGATGAGAGATATAATGCAGGGGGAGGAGTCTCTCCAGATTGACATTCTGACAGAGAGcacagacacgccccttcaaccCACCACCTTAGACTATGAGAATTTGGGAGAGCTCGACGAGCATGAGTCTCCCAGCATGCCGCAGTCTCCTCTGGGTTCAGAGGTCGACTCAGGGTGTTGGATTCGCGATTTTGTCACAACCGAGAGAGGAAGCATCACATGCAGTGAGGACTACTGCACACTTTCCAGTTCACACACTTATGCAGTCTAA
- the LOC128012997 gene encoding conserved oligomeric Golgi complex subunit 7, which translates to MDFSKFLADDFDVKDWVNGAFKVVQKDVPGKTDAHASTLVMKLQLFIQEVNNSIEESSSQALQNMPRVLRDIEALKQEASFLKDQMILVKEDIKKFEQDTVQSMQVLVEIDQVKSRMQLAAEALQEADKWSTLSADIEETFKTQDVVVISGKLTAMQGSLAMLVDTPDYSEKCVQLEALKNRLEALTSTQIVSTFNSLATDQAKIFVRVFTEMDRMPQLLAYYFKCHKVQLLSVWESICQSDAPLKQQLSEFYDTLLSTWHTQLQWSSQVFKNPCEVLTVLMIQTLGAMVPSIPDCIAVALKRCSGDCRLDVLLELHQTAANFSRSLEAAMQPQLGECNLLKVAELVSCVYAPYKTYQMQYGELEETNLLIQLSAVPLERGEVLDCVLELTHSVQKVFGLAAAAVDRCVKFTDGLGVCGLIKALRALFSKYVSDFSVTLQSIRKKYKLEDTPTSEVFTEDWTAFQNSVRIIATCGELLRQCGAFEQQLSNKILGRAGRFLWEGFNPRSLTGLQEGVAERRSQKNPWQEYNYLQQTNTAEYNTFLETLHSLKEKGTGNSSLLAETRSALTRLNQQANQLAFDSVFLQIKQQLFLLNKPEGRRSANMSETLTDDLPAFSLSPQEYISNIGQYVMSLPLHLEPFVTQEDPALELALHTGKLPYPPEQGDDVPELENTADYWLGSIARATMQTYCDVILQLPELSPHATKQLATDIDYLSNVMDALGLQTSKTLQNIVTLLRAKPDEYRQTAKPFPRRLASAIASMRALEY; encoded by the exons ATGGACTTCTCCAAGTTCCTGGCAGATGATTTTGATGTAAAGGACTGGGTGAATGGAGCTTTTAAAGTGGTTCAGAAAGATGTTCCTGGTAAAACAGACGCTCATGCTTCTACTCTGGTCATGAAGCTGCAGCTGTTCATTCAAGAGGTCAATAACTCTATAGAAG agagCAGCAGTCAGGCCCTGCAGAACATGCCTCGTGTATTGAGGGATATTGAAGCTCTGAAACAGGAGGCGTCTTTCCTGAAGGATCAGATGATTTTGGTTAAAGAGGACATCAAGAAATTCGAACAGGACACAGTGCAGTCCATGCAG GTGCTGGTGGAGATTGATCAGGTGAAGTCTCGCATGCAGTTAGCAGCAGAAGCGCTACAGGAAGCTGATAAATGGAGCACTCTCAGTGCCGACATCGAGGAGACTTTTAAGACACAG gaCGTGGTTGTGATCAGCGGTAAACTGACCGCCATGCAGGGTAGTTTGGCGATGCTGGTGGACACACCAGACTACAGTGAGAAGTGTGTTCAGCTGGAGGCTCTGAAGAACCGTCTGGAAGCGCTGACCAGCACACAGATCGTCTCCACCTTCAACTCACTGGCTACAG ATCAAGCAAAGATTTTTGTACGAGTTTTTACCGAAATGGACAGAATGCCGCAGTTACTGGCTTACTACTTTAAATGCCACAag gtacAACTGTTGAGCGTGTGGGAGAGCATCTGTCAGTCAGACGCTCCTCTGAAGCAGCAGCTCTCTGAGTTTTACGACACACTTCTGTCTACGTGGCACACACAGCTCCAGTGGAGCAGTCAg GTCTTTAAAAACCCCTGTGAGGTGCTGACCGTGCTGATGATTCAGACGTTGGGGGCGATGGTGCCGTCTATCCCAGACTGCATTGCTGTGGCGCTGAAGCGTTGTTCTGGTGATTGTCGTCTGGACGTGCTGTTGGAGCTTCATCAGACGGCGGCAAACTTCAGTCGCAGCCTGGAGGCAGCAATGCAGCCGCAGCTCG GCGAGTGTAACCTCTTGAAGGTGGCAGAGCTGGTTTCTTGTGTTTATGCACCTTATAAGACTTATCAGATGCAGTACGGAGAGCTAGAGGAGACAAACTTACTGATCCAGCTCAGTGCTGTTCCTCTG GAGCGTGGTGAGGTTCTGGACTGTGTGTTAGAGCTCACACACTCGGTTCAGAAGGTTTTTGGTTTGGCGGCGGCTGCTGTGGATCGCTGTGTGAAGTTCACGGATGGACTCGGTGTGTGTGGGCTCATCAAAGCTCTGCGAGCACTTTTCAGCAA gtATGTGTCAGACTTCTCTGTCACGCTTCAATCAATCAGGAAGAAGTATAAGTTAGAGGACACGCCCACGTCTGAGGTGTTCACTGAGGATTGGACGGCTTTCCAAAACTCTGTCAg AATCATTGCAACCTGTGGGGAGCTACTCAGACAGTGTGGAGCATTTGAACAGCAGCTTTCAAACAA gATCCTGGGGAGGGCGGGGCGCTTTCTGTGGGAGGGGTTTAACCCCAGAAGTCTGACTGGTTTACAAGAGGGCGTGGCTGAGAGGCGGAGCCAAAAGAACCCATGGCAGGAATACAACTATCTCCAGCAGACGAACACGGCTGAGTATAATACTTTCCTGGAGACGCTGCACTCCCTCAAG GAGAAAGGAACAGGAAACTCAAGCTTATTGGCCGAGACACGCAGTGCTCTGACGCGTCTGAACCAGCAGGCCAATCAGCTGGCGTTTGACTCAGTGTTCCTGCAAATCAAGCAGCAGCTTTTCCTTCTCAACAAACCAGAG GGCCGCCGCTCTGCTAATATGAGTGAAACGCTAACGGATGATCTACCGGCCTTCAGTTTGTCACCGCAGGAGTACATCTCTAAT ATCGGTCAGTACGTCATGTCTTTGCCTCTGCATTTGGAGCCGTTTGTGACTCAGGAGGATCCAGCGCTGGAACTCGCTCTACACACTGGAAAACTGCCGTACCCTCCAGAACAAG GCGATGATGTCCCTGAGCTGGAGAACACTGCGGATTATTGGCTGGGTTCTATCGCCAGGGCGACCATGCAGACCTATTGTGATGTCATCCTGCAGCTTCCTGAGCTCAGCCCACATGCAACCAAACAGCTGGCAACTGACATAG ATTACCTGAGCAACGTCATGGATGCGCTGGGGTTGCAGACCTCTAAAACTCTCCAGAATATTGTCACCCTTCTTCGTGCAAAACCGGACGAATACCGGCAGACGGCCAAACCCTTCCCGCGCAGACTGGCCTCGGCCATCGCCTCCATGAGGGCTCTGGAGTACTGA